The proteins below come from a single Zea mays cultivar B73 chromosome 8, Zm-B73-REFERENCE-NAM-5.0, whole genome shotgun sequence genomic window:
- the LOC100304080 gene encoding solute carrier family 2, facilitated glucose transporter member 8 isoform X1 — MASDGDHGGALQKPLLPKAPRSGGWFRKGTSTARLGAAAAGTSSKAAALRPPHHVPALLCTLVVALGTVQFGFTSGYSSPAQDGVTRDLDLSISESLMIAAVPNVMGWLAISLARDTSFLYVGRLLEGFGVGVISYVVPVYVAEISPQNMRGALGAVNPLSATFGVVFADVLGLFFPWRLLALIGTLPCLLLIPGLFFIPESPRWLARMNMMDECEASLQVLRGVDADITVEANDIKIAVASANKSGAMSFQELNQKKYRTPLILGMGLLVLQQLSGINGIIFYAGSIFKAAGLKNSNLDTCILGVIAVLATAVTTKILDRAGRRILLIISSFGMTLSLLVVAVVFYIKDNISHDSDLGNTLSMVSLVGVLAYVTAYSFGMGAIPWIIMAEILPVSIKSVAGSFATLANWLTSFGITMTANLLLSWSAAGTFAFYMMVSAFTLVFVILWVPETKGRTLEEIQWSFQ; from the exons ATGGCGAGCGACGGCGACCACGGCGGCGCGCTGCAGAAGCCGCTCTTGCCGAAGGCGCCCAGGAGCGGGGGCTGGTTCCGGAAAGGTACGAGCACGGCGCGCCTCGGCGCCGCCGCTGCCGGCACCTCGTCCAAGGCCGCAGCGCTGCGGCCGCCGCACCACGTGCCCGCGCTACTCTGCACGCTCGTCGTCGCGCTCGGCACCGTCCAGTTCGGCTTCACCAGCGGGTACTCGTCGCCGGCGCAGGACGGCGTCACGCGGGACCTCGACCTCTCCATCTCCGAG TCACTGATGATTGCGGCGGTTCCGAACGTCATGGGCTGGCTCGCGATCTCCCTGGCAAGG GACACTTCGTTTCTGTACGTGGGGAGGTTGCTGGAAGGATTCGGTGTCGGCGTCATCTCCTACGTG GTGCCGGTATACGTAGCAGAGATATCTCCTCAGAACATGAGAGGAGCTCTTGGCGCCGTGAACCCG TTGTCTGCAACCTTTGGTGTCGTGTTTGCCGATGTGCTTGGCTTGTTTTTTCCTTGGAGGCTTCTTGCGTTAATAG GAACCTTGCCCTGCCTACTGTTGATACCTGGACTGTTCTTCATTCCGGAATCTCCAAGATGGCtg GCAAGGATGAATATGATGGATGAGTGCGAGGCTTCTCTACAAGTTCTGAGGGGGGTGGACGCTGACATCACTGTAGAAGCGAATGATATAAAG ATAGCTGTAGCATCGGCAAACAAAAGTGGTGCAATGAGCTTTCAAGAGTTGAACCAGAAGAAATACCGCACGCCCCTAATT CTAGGAATGGGCCTACTTGTGTTGCAGCAGCTGAGTGGAATAAACGGTATAATCTTTTATGCAGGTAGCATCTTCAAAGCTGCAG GGCTCAAGAACAGTAACCTGGACACATGTATACTTGGAGTGATTGCG GTTCTTGCCACTGCTGTTACGACCAAGATCTTGGACAGGGCTGGACGGAGAATCCTCCTTATC ATTTCTTCTTTTGGGATGACCCTAAGCCTTCTTGTGGTTGCTGTTGTATTTTACATCAAG GACAATATTTCACATGACTCTGACTTGGGTAACACCTTAAGTATGGTGTCCTTGGTTGGTGTCTTG GCTTATGTCACTGCCTACTCCTTTGGTATGGGTGCCATTCCATGGATCATAATGGCTGAG ATCCTTCCAGTTAGCATCAAGAGTGTGGCAGGAAGCTTTGCGACCCTAGCCAACTGGTTGACATCCTTTGGAATAACAATGACAGCAAATTTGCTTCTGTCCTGGAGTGCTGCAG GTACATTTGCCTTCTACATGATGGTGAGTGCTTTCACTCTCGTCTTTGTCATCCTTTGGGTGCCGGAGACAAAGGGAAGAACTCTCGAGGAGATACAATGGTCCTTCCAGTGA
- the LOC103637009 gene encoding uncharacterized protein: protein MLQKELPRCACGDRSAAPPAFSLLFPKPMGLPAEQWYCYHEEGGASPYGAASTPIDCTLSLGTPSTRRAESAGVGVAAALMEEPRQGSPPRRCVHVCVSTRSHIFFSVLSFRVAHRPFVLLSVMPVRHASRVHRGGDGLTRSFHCSLLLQSLCNACGIRYKKEERRRRTSAAGTLDRRAPPQQQWGCYGPGAGKSAASYGMYDGDVGVVAVDGPCLSWMLEVVPSSPAFAARERRTLSPYY, encoded by the exons ATGCTGCAGAAGGAGCTTCCGCGGTGCGCGTGCGGCGACCGGAGCGCCGCGCCGCCGGCCTTCTCGCTGCTGTTCCCCAAGCCCATGGGGCTGCCGGCGGAGCAGTGGTACTGCTACCACGAGGAGGGCGGCGCGTCGCCGTACGGCGCAGCCAGCACCCCGATCGACTGCACGCTGTCGCTCGGCACGCCGTCCACGCGCCGGGCCGAATCAGCCGGCGTCGGCGTCGCCGCCGCCTTGATGGAGGAGCCCCGCCAAGGCTCTCCGCCCcggcg GTGTGTCCATGTTTGCGTGTCGACACGATCCCACATTTTTTTTTCTGTCCTCTCTTTTCGCGTGGCACACAGACCGTTCGTCCTGCTGTCTGTCATGCCAGTACGCCATGCATCGCGTGTGCATCGCGGCGGCGATGGTCTCACACGTTCCTTCCACTGCTCGCTTCTGTTGCAGTCGCTGTGCAACGCCTGCGGGATCCGGTACAAGAAGGAGGAGCGCCGGCGACGTACGAGTGCGGCGGGTACGCTCGACCGCCGCGCGCCGCCGCAGCAGCAGTGGGGATGCTACGGCCCGGGCGCGGGGAAGTCGGCGGCGTCCTACGGGATGTACGATGGCGACGTCGGCGTCGTGGCCGTGGACGGGCCCTGCCTGTCGTGGATGCTCGAAGTCGTACCCTCCTCGCCGGCGTTCGCCGCCCGGGAGAGGCGCACTCTGTCCCCGTACTACTAG
- the LOC100304080 gene encoding solute carrier family 2, facilitated glucose transporter member 8, translated as MASDGDHGGALQKPLLPKAPRSGGWFRKGTSTARLGAAAAGTSSKAAALRPPHHVPALLCTLVVALGTVQFGFTSGYSSPAQDGVTRDLDLSISEFSVFGSLSNVGAMVGAIASGQMAKYVGRRGSLMIAAVPNVMGWLAISLARDTSFLYVGRLLEGFGVGVISYVVPVYVAEISPQNMRGALGAVNPLSATFGVVFADVLGLFFPWRLLALIGTLPCLLLIPGLFFIPESPRWLARMNMMDECEASLQVLRGVDADITVEANDIKIAVASANKSGAMSFQELNQKKYRTPLILGMGLLVLQQLSGINGIIFYAGSIFKAAGLKNSNLDTCILGVIAVLATAVTTKILDRAGRRILLIISSFGMTLSLLVVAVVFYIKDNISHDSDLGNTLSMVSLVGVLAYVTAYSFGMGAIPWIIMAEILPVSIKSVAGSFATLANWLTSFGITMTANLLLSWSAAGTFAFYMMVSAFTLVFVILWVPETKGRTLEEIQWSFQ; from the exons ATGGCGAGCGACGGCGACCACGGCGGCGCGCTGCAGAAGCCGCTCTTGCCGAAGGCGCCCAGGAGCGGGGGCTGGTTCCGGAAAGGTACGAGCACGGCGCGCCTCGGCGCCGCCGCTGCCGGCACCTCGTCCAAGGCCGCAGCGCTGCGGCCGCCGCACCACGTGCCCGCGCTACTCTGCACGCTCGTCGTCGCGCTCGGCACCGTCCAGTTCGGCTTCACCAGCGGGTACTCGTCGCCGGCGCAGGACGGCGTCACGCGGGACCTCGACCTCTCCATCTCCGAG TTCTCGGTGTTCGGCTCGCTGTCCAACGTGGGCGCCATGGTCGGGGCGATCGCCAGCGGCCAGATGGCCAAGTACGTTGGCCGCAGAGGG TCACTGATGATTGCGGCGGTTCCGAACGTCATGGGCTGGCTCGCGATCTCCCTGGCAAGG GACACTTCGTTTCTGTACGTGGGGAGGTTGCTGGAAGGATTCGGTGTCGGCGTCATCTCCTACGTG GTGCCGGTATACGTAGCAGAGATATCTCCTCAGAACATGAGAGGAGCTCTTGGCGCCGTGAACCCG TTGTCTGCAACCTTTGGTGTCGTGTTTGCCGATGTGCTTGGCTTGTTTTTTCCTTGGAGGCTTCTTGCGTTAATAG GAACCTTGCCCTGCCTACTGTTGATACCTGGACTGTTCTTCATTCCGGAATCTCCAAGATGGCtg GCAAGGATGAATATGATGGATGAGTGCGAGGCTTCTCTACAAGTTCTGAGGGGGGTGGACGCTGACATCACTGTAGAAGCGAATGATATAAAG ATAGCTGTAGCATCGGCAAACAAAAGTGGTGCAATGAGCTTTCAAGAGTTGAACCAGAAGAAATACCGCACGCCCCTAATT CTAGGAATGGGCCTACTTGTGTTGCAGCAGCTGAGTGGAATAAACGGTATAATCTTTTATGCAGGTAGCATCTTCAAAGCTGCAG GGCTCAAGAACAGTAACCTGGACACATGTATACTTGGAGTGATTGCG GTTCTTGCCACTGCTGTTACGACCAAGATCTTGGACAGGGCTGGACGGAGAATCCTCCTTATC ATTTCTTCTTTTGGGATGACCCTAAGCCTTCTTGTGGTTGCTGTTGTATTTTACATCAAG GACAATATTTCACATGACTCTGACTTGGGTAACACCTTAAGTATGGTGTCCTTGGTTGGTGTCTTG GCTTATGTCACTGCCTACTCCTTTGGTATGGGTGCCATTCCATGGATCATAATGGCTGAG ATCCTTCCAGTTAGCATCAAGAGTGTGGCAGGAAGCTTTGCGACCCTAGCCAACTGGTTGACATCCTTTGGAATAACAATGACAGCAAATTTGCTTCTGTCCTGGAGTGCTGCAG GTACATTTGCCTTCTACATGATGGTGAGTGCTTTCACTCTCGTCTTTGTCATCCTTTGGGTGCCGGAGACAAAGGGAAGAACTCTCGAGGAGATACAATGGTCCTTCCAGTGA